GATTTCCGTATGTGGTCAACGGTTACTTGCGCTACGCCTGCACATCGAGATGGCGATAGAGCTGTTCGCTGTGGGTGGGTGCATCAGCCGGCGGGGCAGGCGTCGGCGTTTCGTCCTGGCTAGCAGCGGTCTGGTTCTGCCGACGGGGGTTTTGCCTGCGTTGATCGGTTGTCTGATGCTGGGGCAAGCGGCCGTCGATGCGCAGCTGGTCGTTGGTATCGAGTTGATCGTCCTCCTCGAGGGCGAGCATGTGGGCTTCGATGAGGTCCTGAACCCGCTGGGCATCGCGCGTGGTCTGATGGCGCACGCTCTCGCGCTGCCGCGCGACCTGCTGCGCCTGTAGCGAGGTTTGCGCTACGGCTGCTGCGACGCTGGTTCCCAGAATGCTCATGACGGAGGCCCCGCGGTGTTGTCCGGACGGCTCCTCTCCGCGACTTTTATCGACCGAAAACCGGGAAAACTTGAGAGGTGTGTCTGTGGTTATCACGCGAAATTCACATGAAAAACAGCATTTTCAGGCAATGCGGCTGCAGAGTCTGGTTGTCGGGAAGCGAGAGGCGATTTCGGTTCAGTCGTGACGCAGCGCAATGATCGGGTCCTGCTTGGAAGCCATGTAAGCAGGGTAGAGGCCGAATGTGATCCCCACTGCCGTCGCCACGATGAAGCTGACGATGACAGAAAGCCCGACGATTTCCGGGCGAGGCTGCCACCAGAGTCCCAGCACGCGCGCCAGAGTCACACCCGCGCCGATGCCGATAAGTCCCGCAATCGCCGACAGCATGGTCGTTTCCGCCAGAAACTGCGCCTGAATGTGTCGTCGTGTCGCGCCGACGGCTCGACGAATGCCGATTTCCCGTGTCCGCTCCGTCACTGTCGCAAGCATGATGTTCATGATTCCGATCCCGCCCACGAGCAGACTGATGGCTGCAATGGCGATCATCATGTAATTGAAATTGCGCTGTGTCCGCGCTTTCTGCTCAAGCAGCTCGATCGGCACGGTGAGCGTGGTATCACCCGTCTTTCCATGCCGCGCATCAAGCACCAGCGCGATCTGCTGGGCGACAGCGGGAACCTGATCCTGATCGGGCACCTCGATGTACAGGGCGTCAAGCTCGACCTGTCGGATCTCAGTGCCGCCGGTCGAAAAGTTGTTGACTATATCGCTGAAGCGTTGCTGAGCGACCGGCAGGGGGATGTGTGCGTCGAAGTTCAGGTCTCGCCCGACAAGCGTTGTCCCCGCGCCGCCCGCCAGACCGACACGCTGAAGCACGCCCACGACACGGAAGGCCTGCCCCTCGATCCGCACCGTGCCCAGCAGCGGATCGCTCAAAGGGAACAGTCGTTCAGCCACCTCCGCGCCCAGCACGACGACAGGCTCGCTCGTGTCGTCAGCGGTGAGGTATCTGCCCCGTGCGATGCGTAATGAGGTCAAGTCGAGCAACTCCGGCAGCGTGCCGTAAACCGCGGCCGGCGTGCGCAGCGCGCCGAGTGTCAGCGATGTCGAAACCTGTTTGAGCGGAATAATCCGTCGGATCGGGTGGACAGTCGCCTCGATTTGCCGCAGGTCAGCGCGCTTGAGGCCATAAATCATCAAGTTTCGTCTCGCATTGGTACCGCTGGACGTTTTCATATCCGCCGGTTTGACGGAGCGGGCGATGATGTTGTTGGCGCCGAGTCGTTCGATGTCTGCCAGCGCCTGCCGCTTATTTCCCTCACCGATGGCGGTCATGGCGATCACCGCCGCGACGCCGCAGATGATGCCCAGCGCGGTAAGAAAAGCGCGCAGCTTGTGCAGCGCGATGTTGCGCAGACCCAGACGGAGTGTTTCAAGCAGAAAAGTCATAGCCGGTAAGACCCGTAGCAGGCTCCGATCATTGAATGTCTCATGGT
This DNA window, taken from Phycisphaeraceae bacterium, encodes the following:
- a CDS encoding ABC transporter permease; this encodes MTFLLETLRLGLRNIALHKLRAFLTALGIICGVAAVIAMTAIGEGNKRQALADIERLGANNIIARSVKPADMKTSSGTNARRNLMIYGLKRADLRQIEATVHPIRRIIPLKQVSTSLTLGALRTPAAVYGTLPELLDLTSLRIARGRYLTADDTSEPVVVLGAEVAERLFPLSDPLLGTVRIEGQAFRVVGVLQRVGLAGGAGTTLVGRDLNFDAHIPLPVAQQRFSDIVNNFSTGGTEIRQVELDALYIEVPDQDQVPAVAQQIALVLDARHGKTGDTTLTVPIELLEQKARTQRNFNYMMIAIAAISLLVGGIGIMNIMLATVTERTREIGIRRAVGATRRHIQAQFLAETTMLSAIAGLIGIGAGVTLARVLGLWWQPRPEIVGLSVIVSFIVATAVGITFGLYPAYMASKQDPIIALRHD